A stretch of the Blastocatellia bacterium genome encodes the following:
- a CDS encoding NAD(P)/FAD-dependent oxidoreductase: protein MSNKKQIVILGSGFGGLYAALEFEKALASRSDIEVTLVNRENFIVFTPMLHEVAASELDITHAVTPIRKLLKQVNFFNGEVDYINLAAKRVTVSHGSEPHPHILNYDYLVVALGSITNFYNLPGLEKHGLTMKTLGDAIHLRNHLIKNLEEADFECCPFVREPLLNIVVAGGGFAGVETIAAINDFLRDAVKFYPHLKEEMIRVVLVHSGSTILPELGDTLGNYAQKKLAEKKVEIRLNTRVSEVTEREVYLSDGTKIVTNTVLWTAGTSPNPLLESLACKKDRGRILVNEFMEVPDFPGVFALGDCAVIPDINNPGKCHPPTAQHAMRQGIVLAKNILADIRGTKKKPFSFKTIGLLSALGKRSGVAQILGINFSGFIAWFLWRGIYLSKLPGFEKKVRVMIDWTLDLFFSKDTVQFMTERAKSISEEQPKQKSIFTQPKKSNIHSMRALASK, encoded by the coding sequence ATGAGCAATAAAAAGCAAATTGTAATTTTAGGCAGCGGTTTTGGAGGTTTATACGCCGCTTTAGAGTTTGAAAAAGCTCTTGCTAGCCGTTCAGATATTGAAGTAACTTTAGTCAACCGAGAAAATTTTATTGTCTTTACTCCAATGCTGCACGAAGTAGCTGCTAGCGAATTAGATATAACTCATGCAGTAACACCTATCAGAAAACTACTTAAGCAAGTTAACTTTTTTAATGGTGAAGTAGACTATATAAATTTAGCAGCAAAACGAGTTACAGTTTCACATGGCAGTGAACCCCATCCACATATCTTAAATTATGATTATCTAGTAGTAGCTTTAGGTTCTATCACTAATTTTTATAATCTACCTGGGCTTGAAAAACATGGTTTAACAATGAAAACCCTAGGCGATGCAATACATTTACGTAATCATTTAATTAAAAATTTAGAAGAAGCTGATTTTGAATGTTGCCCATTTGTACGCGAACCTCTCTTAAATATTGTAGTTGCTGGAGGTGGTTTTGCTGGAGTTGAAACAATAGCCGCAATTAATGATTTTCTGCGGGATGCAGTAAAATTTTATCCTCACCTTAAAGAAGAAATGATTCGAGTTGTGCTAGTTCATTCTGGATCAACAATTTTACCAGAACTAGGAGACACACTTGGCAATTATGCACAGAAAAAATTAGCTGAAAAAAAAGTGGAAATCCGTCTAAATACTAGGGTTAGTGAAGTAACAGAACGCGAAGTTTATTTAAGTGATGGAACAAAAATCGTTACAAACACAGTGCTTTGGACGGCTGGAACATCTCCAAATCCATTACTTGAATCATTAGCTTGTAAAAAAGATCGTGGTCGTATTTTAGTCAATGAATTTATGGAAGTACCTGATTTTCCTGGTGTTTTTGCATTAGGTGATTGTGCAGTAATCCCAGATATAAATAACCCAGGAAAATGCCATCCTCCAACCGCCCAACACGCAATGAGACAAGGCATAGTTTTAGCTAAAAACATCTTAGCCGATATCCGAGGAACTAAAAAGAAACCCTTTTCATTTAAGACTATTGGGCTACTTTCAGCACTTGGAAAACGTAGCGGTGTTGCCCAAATTTTAGGAATAAATTTTTCTGGATTTATTGCATGGTTTTTATGGAGAGGAATTTATTTAAGCAAATTACCAGGCTTTGAAAAGAAAGTTCGGGTAATGATTGATTGGACATTAGATCTTTTCTTTTCCAAAGATACTGTTCAATTTATGACCGAGCGGGCCAAATCTATTTCCGAAGAACAGCCAAAACAAAAGTCTATTTTTACACAACCCAAAAAATCAAACATCCATTCTATGCGAGCCTTAGCCAGCAAATAG
- a CDS encoding Uma2 family endonuclease, which yields MSEALLNIDVSHLITEDDEPVDSFLTEKQERLLTEPLYSCWKPHNNRPFLVAANVGVFNSIHLPAIVPDVFLSMDVEIPADWWEKEHRSYFTWEFGKPPNVVIEIVSNKIGEEDTRKITRYSQMGVTYYVIFDPFKKLSDNLLTVYTLPFGRPVALNQNFFSDIGLGLTLWEGEFENTFSKSWLRWTDEQGQVIPSGIEKAEQEKQRADRLAARLKELGVDPDSI from the coding sequence ATGTCAGAAGCACTTTTGAATATTGATGTTAGCCATCTTATAACAGAGGATGATGAGCCTGTGGACAGTTTTTTAACTGAAAAACAAGAAAGATTACTTACAGAGCCACTTTATAGCTGCTGGAAACCTCATAATAACCGTCCATTCCTAGTAGCAGCCAACGTTGGAGTGTTCAACAGCATTCATTTACCAGCAATAGTTCCTGATGTATTTTTAAGTATGGATGTTGAAATTCCTGCTGATTGGTGGGAAAAAGAACATCGTTCTTATTTTACTTGGGAATTTGGCAAACCTCCTAATGTTGTTATTGAGATTGTTTCCAACAAGATTGGCGAAGAAGACACTAGGAAAATTACTCGTTATAGCCAAATGGGTGTCACCTATTATGTTATTTTTGACCCATTTAAGAAGCTAAGTGACAATTTATTAACTGTTTACACTCTCCCATTTGGCCGCCCTGTTGCCTTAAACCAAAACTTTTTTTCTGACATTGGCTTAGGTCTAACTCTTTGGGAAGGCGAATTTGAGAATACATTTTCTAAATCTTGGCTTCGTTGGACTGATGAACAAGGTCAAGTTATTCCTTCTGGCATTGAAAAAGCTGAACAGGAAAAACAACGGGCAGACCGTTTAGCCGCAAGATTAAAAGAACTTGGCGTTGATCCTGATTCTATTTAA
- a CDS encoding Uma2 family endonuclease: MSANPKHYYTLEEYFALEKVGHARYEYWDGDIVCMSGGSPEHGQIAGNIHGELYVQLKGRRCKSFISEIPINTPNFPPYRYPDVSVACEGNFEKISGIDTLTNPVLVFEVLSASTEAADRGRKLQAYRAIETLQEYLLVSQSQPQITHYVKQDNGEWFSYDIADLTATISLNSIDCSLLLSDIYAGITFD; this comes from the coding sequence ATGTCAGCTAATCCTAAACATTACTACACGTTGGAAGAATATTTTGCATTGGAAAAAGTCGGTCATGCTCGCTATGAATATTGGGACGGCGATATTGTTTGCATGAGTGGTGGAAGCCCTGAACATGGGCAAATCGCAGGCAATATTCACGGCGAACTATATGTTCAACTTAAAGGCAGAAGATGTAAATCTTTTATAAGTGAAATCCCAATTAACACACCTAATTTTCCACCTTATCGCTATCCAGATGTAAGTGTTGCTTGTGAGGGAAACTTTGAGAAAATATCAGGAATAGATACACTAACTAATCCTGTTCTAGTGTTTGAAGTGCTTTCTGCAAGTACCGAAGCAGCCGACAGAGGACGAAAATTACAAGCCTATAGAGCAATAGAAACTTTGCAAGAATACTTGCTTGTTTCCCAATCACAGCCACAAATTACCCATTATGTTAAACAAGACAATGGAGAGTGGTTTAGCTATGACATAGCAGATTTAACTGCAACAATTTCATTAAATAGCATTGACTGTAGTTTGTTACTAAGTGATATTTATGCTGGAATAACATTTGATTAA
- a CDS encoding DoxX family protein has translation MSQNSLLEKIKWAYESFVNTENLLQSPILLGLRLYWGWQFFLTGQGKLMNLEQVTSFFTDLGIPMPYFNAVMAGSVECFGGLLLLLGFGSRFVSIPLASTMVVAYLTAHRDVLINIFEKPEDVITAEPFLFLLTSIIILAFGPGFFSLDKIIGHFAYKQTEDACQKQQKLPVKNITPVSI, from the coding sequence ATGTCACAAAATAGTTTATTAGAGAAAATTAAATGGGCTTATGAAAGTTTTGTTAACACAGAAAACTTATTACAAAGCCCTATTTTACTAGGATTAAGGCTTTATTGGGGATGGCAATTCTTTTTAACTGGACAAGGTAAGCTAATGAATTTAGAGCAAGTTACAAGCTTTTTTACTGATTTAGGCATTCCAATGCCATATTTTAACGCTGTTATGGCTGGGTCTGTAGAATGTTTTGGAGGATTACTTTTACTCTTAGGTTTTGGATCGCGTTTTGTCAGCATTCCGCTAGCATCAACAATGGTAGTTGCCTATCTTACGGCTCATAGAGATGTATTGATAAATATTTTTGAAAAACCTGAAGACGTAATAACGGCTGAACCATTTTTATTTTTATTAACATCAATAATTATTTTGGCTTTTGGCCCAGGCTTTTTTTCCTTAGATAAAATCATTGGACATTTTGCTTATAAACAAACAGAAGATGCTTGCCAAAAACAACAAAAACTACCTGTCAAAAACATAACTCCTGTATCTATTTAG
- the lpxD gene encoding UDP-3-O-(3-hydroxymyristoyl)glucosamine N-acyltransferase has product MKLSDIASKLDCVLVGDKDLEITGVAGLDEAEAGQLAFLSNPKYTPKLATTKASAVIVGKDFSSPTNLSLLHHSNPYLTFARAIELFYTPPSLANEIHPSAVVSQTAKLGANIRIGANTVISDDVELGDNVVIYPNCTIYAGAKIGADCVIHSNCVVREYVQIGERCTLQNGVVVGADGFGYAKKDDGSWYKIVQSGIVVLEDDVEIGANSTIDRATIGETRIKKGAKLDNLVMVGHASSVGENTLLCGQVGLAGSSKIGRNVTLAGQVGVAGHLTIGDNVIATAQTGIPNSVEANQVISGYPAIENRAWLKSSVIFTKLPELQKAFQHLQRRVAEIEKQNNKP; this is encoded by the coding sequence ATGAAGTTATCAGACATAGCATCAAAACTAGATTGTGTTTTAGTAGGTGATAAAGATTTAGAAATTACTGGAGTAGCAGGACTTGATGAAGCGGAAGCGGGTCAACTAGCCTTTCTTTCAAATCCAAAATATACGCCTAAACTAGCCACTACAAAAGCATCTGCGGTAATTGTAGGAAAAGATTTTTCTAGCCCAACTAATTTAAGCTTGCTTCATCATTCTAACCCTTATTTAACCTTTGCTCGTGCAATAGAGCTTTTTTACACTCCACCAAGTCTAGCTAATGAAATCCACCCTAGCGCGGTAGTCTCCCAAACAGCAAAACTTGGTGCAAATATTCGTATTGGTGCAAATACTGTAATAAGCGATGATGTTGAGCTAGGAGATAATGTAGTAATTTATCCTAATTGCACAATTTATGCTGGTGCAAAAATTGGGGCTGACTGTGTTATTCATTCCAATTGTGTAGTCCGTGAATATGTGCAAATTGGTGAACGTTGCACTTTGCAAAATGGCGTGGTTGTTGGGGCTGACGGCTTTGGCTATGCTAAAAAAGATGATGGTAGCTGGTATAAAATCGTCCAATCTGGCATTGTTGTTTTAGAAGATGATGTAGAAATAGGCGCAAATTCTACAATTGACCGAGCAACCATTGGCGAAACCCGAATTAAAAAAGGTGCAAAACTAGATAATTTAGTAATGGTTGGTCATGCTTCGTCAGTAGGTGAAAACACTTTACTTTGTGGACAAGTTGGACTAGCTGGAAGTAGCAAAATAGGTCGTAATGTTACGCTAGCTGGGCAAGTTGGGGTTGCTGGACATCTAACTATTGGGGATAATGTCATCGCTACGGCACAAACAGGTATCCCTAATTCTGTAGAAGCTAATCAAGTAATTTCTGGCTATCCCGCAATAGAAAACCGCGCTTGGCTAAAATCTTCAGTAATTTTTACTAAACTACCTGAATTGCAAAAAGCATTTCAACATCTGCAACGCCGCGTTGCAGAAATAGAGAAGCAAAATAATAAACCTTAA
- a CDS encoding retroviral-like aspartic protease, whose protein sequence is MPKYDEEHFSPAAPIANVILRNPATKNTISDVEMLVDTGADITLIPRLYVNKLNLEIDFSQSYQVIGFDGNASFAQSAFVEILLLKKTFKGRFLIAEQNQGVLGRDILNLLSLVFDRPNLFWEERKFFSN, encoded by the coding sequence ATGCCAAAATATGATGAAGAACATTTTAGTCCTGCTGCTCCTATAGCAAATGTTATTTTACGTAATCCAGCAACAAAAAATACTATTTCAGACGTTGAAATGTTGGTTGATACAGGTGCTGATATTACTTTAATTCCTAGACTTTATGTTAATAAGCTAAATCTTGAAATAGATTTTTCTCAGTCTTATCAAGTTATAGGTTTTGATGGTAATGCTAGTTTTGCACAATCTGCTTTTGTTGAAATACTTTTGTTGAAAAAGACTTTTAAAGGTCGTTTTTTAATTGCTGAACAAAATCAAGGTGTTTTGGGTAGGGATATTCTTAATTTGTTATCTTTAGTTTTTGATAGGCCTAATTTATTTTGGGAAGAACGCAAATTTTTTTCTAATTAA
- a CDS encoding restriction endonuclease subunit S: MIKRADIIVPPLPTQRRIAAILSAYDELIENNSRRIKILEEMARMIYQEWFVKFRFPGHEQAKFVESPLGMIPAGWEVKNLEKLFLLNYGKDLEQIKETYQNILFMAQGDC, encoded by the coding sequence ATAATTAAACGTGCTGACATTATAGTTCCTCCACTCCCAACCCAACGCCGCATTGCCGCGATTCTTTCGGCCTACGATGAGCTAATAGAAAACAACTCGCGCCGCATCAAGATCTTAGAAGAAATGGCGCGGATGATTTACCAAGAGTGGTTTGTTAAGTTTCGCTTTCCTGGACACGAGCAAGCAAAGTTCGTTGAGTCGCCGCTTGGGATGATTCCGGCTGGGTGGGAGGTGAAAAACTTGGAGAAGTTGTTTCTCTTGAATTATGGCAAAGATTTGGAGCAGATCAAAGAGACATATCAAAATATCTTGTTTATGGCTCAAGGGGATTGTTAG
- a CDS encoding TonB-dependent receptor, which yields MKYFRLHKFLLISTLIILFSFISVLAASSELSGTVKDESGQLVQRATVVLFSRDGRQISVMTGDDGRFSFSNLKADSYFLRVNANGFRNTISNEISLTSSDNKDLELILKVDGINEEIIITAENSSQPVDQASKSLSTVSDQEISTRQEFTVAETLSTLPGVRQRSFGGPGSLTSIRLRGLANENTSLLIDGLRFRDATDVRGTVQALSDSLFNDNVQRIELLRGSGSSLYGTNAVGGVINIVPYAGVGAPSGEVSFQGSGLGQFREAARIGGSFKNVFSYGFGASRIDTNDGIDGQDVFRSTSLRTNLRYNPTNNFSMSGVISYGRSFFQLNDSPFPIGPVGNELGYASGSGPVTSFVTDLNDPDSFRTTRFFQSGFSVRHRLNDIVSYNASFNFVKSDRRFFDGPAASPFLVSLITKAQGFFPSFTSDSLFKGRTYTFNSGVSLRLGKHNLASIGFEAEKERLRQTTDFAGKESFSQKTYGVYFQDQINYFENRLQLSLASRIQFFTLDFPTTIASIPAADIDKLRNIDIPRAYTGDGSIAYSFFKTGTKLRAHVGNSFRAPALAERFSAFDGSFSPVRIGNPFLRPERAVSVDGGIDQSAFNNRLKVSLTYFYTKRQEIITSGFVPFSNAGSGAAFFQSNSRGGLSRGFEASVLANPARGLDINLAYTYVNSELDFQNILLNADDTNISPTSQRVSGSTRAFGIQRNTFSVVVNQNYKRLNVNFDLTAISEFDSLFFSPAEFFNGFASRIVRLDGYVKADLAVSYTIPLKEKTSIELFTKVSNLFDQTYFEDGFKTLGAISTGGIKFRF from the coding sequence ATGAAATATTTTCGTCTACATAAATTTTTACTTATTTCTACCCTAATTATTCTTTTTAGTTTTATTTCCGTTTTAGCTGCTAGTAGTGAACTTTCTGGAACCGTCAAAGATGAGTCTGGTCAATTAGTCCAACGCGCAACAGTTGTTTTATTTAGCCGTGATGGTCGTCAAATCTCTGTAATGACTGGAGATGATGGACGTTTTAGCTTTTCTAACTTAAAAGCAGATAGCTATTTTCTACGTGTTAATGCAAATGGCTTTCGTAACACAATCAGCAATGAAATTAGCTTAACTAGCAGCGACAACAAAGACTTAGAGTTAATCTTAAAAGTTGATGGAATTAATGAAGAAATAATAATCACTGCTGAAAATAGCTCTCAACCTGTTGATCAAGCGTCTAAATCTCTTTCTACCGTTAGCGATCAAGAAATCAGCACACGTCAAGAATTTACTGTTGCAGAAACACTTAGCACTTTGCCAGGTGTTAGACAAAGAAGCTTTGGCGGCCCAGGTTCGCTTACTTCTATTCGCTTACGTGGTCTTGCTAATGAAAACACATCTCTATTAATCGATGGCCTGCGCTTTCGTGATGCCACAGATGTTCGCGGTACAGTTCAAGCATTAAGTGATTCTCTATTTAATGATAATGTCCAACGTATTGAGTTACTTAGAGGTAGCGGAAGTTCTCTTTATGGTACTAATGCGGTTGGTGGAGTAATTAATATTGTCCCTTATGCTGGCGTAGGTGCGCCAAGTGGAGAAGTATCTTTTCAAGGTAGCGGTTTAGGGCAATTTCGAGAAGCGGCCCGCATTGGTGGAAGCTTTAAGAACGTTTTTAGCTATGGTTTTGGAGCATCTCGAATTGATACAAACGATGGAATCGATGGTCAAGACGTTTTCCGAAGCACATCTTTAAGAACTAATTTGCGCTATAACCCAACTAATAATTTTTCTATGTCAGGTGTTATTTCTTATGGACGTTCATTTTTCCAACTTAATGACAGCCCTTTCCCAATTGGCCCAGTAGGGAATGAACTTGGCTACGCTAGCGGTTCAGGCCCTGTTACTAGCTTTGTAACAGACCTTAACGACCCAGATTCATTTCGTACTACTAGATTTTTCCAAAGTGGTTTTTCCGTTCGTCATCGCTTAAATGATATTGTTAGCTATAACGCTAGTTTTAATTTTGTAAAATCTGACCGTCGTTTCTTTGATGGCCCTGCCGCATCACCTTTTTTAGTTTCGCTAATTACCAAAGCACAAGGCTTTTTCCCTAGTTTTACTAGCGATTCTCTTTTCAAAGGACGAACTTACACTTTTAACAGTGGAGTTAGTTTAAGACTTGGAAAACATAATCTTGCTAGCATTGGTTTTGAAGCAGAAAAAGAACGCTTACGTCAAACTACTGATTTTGCTGGTAAAGAAAGCTTTTCTCAAAAAACTTATGGAGTTTATTTTCAAGACCAAATTAATTACTTTGAAAACCGCTTGCAGCTTTCTCTAGCTAGCCGAATACAATTTTTTACCTTAGATTTTCCTACAACAATTGCTAGCATTCCTGCCGCAGACATCGACAAATTACGCAATATTGATATACCTAGGGCTTATACTGGCGATGGCTCAATTGCTTATTCGTTTTTCAAAACAGGGACAAAACTTCGCGCTCATGTTGGTAATAGCTTCCGCGCTCCGGCTCTAGCTGAACGTTTTAGCGCGTTTGACGGCTCATTTTCACCTGTAAGAATTGGCAACCCATTTTTAAGACCTGAAAGAGCCGTTTCTGTTGATGGAGGAATTGACCAATCTGCTTTTAATAATCGCTTAAAAGTATCTCTTACTTATTTTTACACTAAACGCCAAGAAATTATTACTAGCGGATTTGTGCCTTTTTCAAATGCTGGTAGCGGTGCAGCATTCTTTCAATCCAACAGCCGAGGCGGTTTGTCACGAGGCTTTGAGGCTTCTGTTTTAGCTAATCCAGCACGAGGGCTAGATATTAATTTAGCCTACACTTATGTTAATTCTGAGCTTGATTTTCAAAATATCTTGTTAAACGCTGATGACACAAACATTAGCCCTACTAGCCAAAGGGTTTCCGGCAGCACTCGCGCTTTTGGTATTCAAAGAAATACTTTTAGCGTTGTGGTAAATCAAAATTACAAGCGATTAAATGTTAACTTTGATTTAACTGCAATTAGCGAGTTTGACAGCTTATTTTTCTCTCCAGCAGAATTTTTTAATGGATTTGCATCTCGAATTGTTCGCCTAGATGGTTATGTCAAAGCTGATTTAGCTGTGTCCTACACCATCCCATTAAAAGAAAAAACTAGCATAGAGTTATTTACTAAAGTAAGTAATTTGTTTGATCAAACCTATTTTGAAGATGGATTTAAGACTCTTGGCGCGATTAGCACAGGTGGGATAAAATTCCGGTTTTAA
- a CDS encoding type II toxin-antitoxin system VapC family toxin, with protein MKTVVLDTDLVSFLFKGDTRGDWYKPYLEGSILVISFMTIAELDRWTLERNWGDTRKEKMEQHLKKFVFVPYDRQLCLKWAEACYSARRNGKPISTSDAWVAATALLFDLPLLTHNKNDYLGVDGLTLISETL; from the coding sequence ATGAAAACTGTAGTATTAGACACAGATTTAGTTTCCTTTTTATTTAAAGGAGATACTAGAGGAGATTGGTATAAACCTTATTTAGAAGGAAGTATTTTAGTAATTTCATTTATGACTATAGCTGAATTAGATCGTTGGACATTGGAACGCAACTGGGGAGACACAAGAAAAGAAAAAATGGAGCAACATTTAAAGAAGTTTGTTTTTGTTCCTTATGATAGGCAATTATGCTTAAAATGGGCTGAAGCCTGCTATTCTGCGCGTCGTAATGGTAAACCCATATCAACTTCTGACGCTTGGGTTGCCGCCACTGCTTTATTATTTGATCTTCCTTTGCTTACTCATAATAAAAATGATTATCTTGGTGTTGATGGACTTACTCTTATATCTGAAACTCTTTAA
- a CDS encoding DUF104 domain-containing protein has translation MKVTTYEAIIENGQIKLLTPVELPEKAKVYVIIPEEKILDTVYIRSPRLVDKSKLADFRKEMIEEQ, from the coding sequence ATGAAAGTAACAACGTATGAGGCAATAATAGAGAATGGACAAATTAAACTATTGACACCTGTAGAGTTGCCAGAAAAAGCAAAAGTATACGTAATAATCCCAGAGGAGAAAATATTAGATACAGTTTATATAAGAAGTCCAAGATTAGTTGATAAAAGTAAATTAGCAGATTTTCGTAAAGAAATGATAGAGGAACAGTAA
- a CDS encoding Uma2 family endonuclease translates to MSANPKHYYTLEEYFALEKVGHARYEYWDGDIVCMSGGSKEHARIGGNIFSELHQQLKGRNCEAFNSEIPINTPNFPPYRYPDVSVACGENFEKILGIDTLTNPVVVFEVLSASTESADRGRKLQAYRAIETLQEYVLVSQSQPQITHYVKQDNGEWFSYDIADLTATISLNSINCSLLLSDIYAGIRFD, encoded by the coding sequence ATGTCAGCTAACCCTAAACATTACTACACGTTAGAAGAATATTTTGCATTGGAAAAAGTCGGTCATGCTCGTTATGAATATTGGGATGGCGATATTGTTTGCATGAGTGGCGGAAGTAAAGAACATGCAAGGATTGGGGGAAATATATTTTCTGAACTACACCAGCAACTTAAAGGGCGAAATTGTGAAGCTTTTAATAGTGAAATCCCAATTAATACACCTAATTTTCCACCTTATCGCTATCCAGATGTAAGTGTTGCTTGTGGGGAAAACTTTGAGAAAATATTAGGTATAGATACATTAACTAATCCAGTTGTAGTCTTTGAAGTGCTTTCTGCAAGTACCGAATCAGCGGACAGAGGGCGAAAATTACAAGCGTATAGAGCAATAGAGACTTTGCAAGAATATGTGCTTGTTTCCCAATCACAGCCACAAATTACCCATTATGTTAAACAAGACAATGGAGAGTGGTTTAGCTATGACATAGCAGATTTAACAGCAACAATTTCATTAAATAGCATTAACTGTAGTTTGTTACTAAGTGATATTTATGCAGGGATAAGATTTGATTAA
- a CDS encoding XisI protein, giving the protein MDKLENYRKVLQDIILNYAQYKPSHGHLETIPVCDTARDEYLLLVVGWDKPGRVHDVTIHTRIRDGKVLIEWDGIEQGIVQDMIEAGIPEEDIKFVSYSDYVKENEQVKDVAVA; this is encoded by the coding sequence ATGGACAAACTAGAGAACTACCGTAAAGTATTGCAGGATATAATATTAAACTATGCACAATATAAACCTAGTCATGGACATTTAGAAACTATTCCTGTTTGCGACACAGCACGCGACGAGTATTTGTTATTAGTTGTAGGTTGGGATAAACCAGGCAGAGTTCATGATGTTACTATTCACACAAGAATAAGGGACGGAAAAGTTTTAATAGAGTGGGATGGAATAGAACAAGGTATAGTTCAAGATATGATTGAAGCAGGTATTCCTGAAGAAGATATAAAATTTGTGTCTTATTCAGATTATGTAAAAGAAAATGAACAAGTTAAAGATGTTGCTGTTGCATAA